Proteins co-encoded in one Actinomadura luteofluorescens genomic window:
- a CDS encoding alpha/beta hydrolase: protein MPQEYTEPGGAQIPLAVMRHRATDPDHRIGTLIFNPGGPGVPATETLRNLPRTAGTPGAFSPAVLARFDIIAMDPRGVGGSQAVRCLTDEQRADAAGTAFDPAVPGGKPLPRLLADAAAFTGGCVEHQSKDFLAGLSSDNVARDIDQVRSALGEDKITYYGLSYGTVVGPMYATLFPHRVRQMVLDAPVDTNLWFGNSLPFLHDVALASERTLNAWFETCRTEGTAVCPFGAGDPQSAFDTLIDTLEEKPLKIAPAKGATPGGELDGAMALEATRALAGDQNTWPLLTSALLAAQDGNGAPLHTLWSSVTVSPFPVPTAMFEGHTAVRCADWRTPAGIAVHKAAAAKVVTEARRIGTRAAYSALNCARWPAPNKDRVTKPLTGAGAPPALVVASRLDPVTPHHWAENMIRTLDSAVLLTREGIGHGSYGTNPCINSAVDAALIHGTHPANGTKCKTNTPTTRPLVTASH from the coding sequence GTGCCGCAGGAATACACCGAGCCTGGTGGCGCGCAGATTCCGCTCGCGGTCATGCGACACCGGGCCACCGACCCCGACCACCGCATCGGCACCCTGATCTTCAACCCGGGCGGGCCCGGGGTTCCCGCCACTGAAACACTGCGTAATCTGCCCAGAACAGCAGGCACTCCTGGCGCCTTCTCCCCCGCGGTGCTCGCCAGATTCGACATCATCGCGATGGACCCGCGCGGCGTCGGCGGATCGCAGGCCGTTCGCTGCCTGACCGACGAGCAGCGAGCCGACGCCGCCGGCACCGCCTTCGACCCGGCCGTCCCCGGGGGCAAACCCCTGCCGCGGCTGCTGGCCGATGCCGCCGCCTTCACCGGCGGCTGCGTCGAACATCAGAGCAAAGACTTCCTGGCCGGCCTGTCCAGCGACAACGTGGCCCGCGACATCGACCAGGTCCGCTCCGCGCTCGGCGAGGACAAGATCACGTACTACGGCCTGTCCTACGGCACCGTGGTCGGCCCGATGTACGCCACCCTGTTCCCTCACCGCGTCCGCCAGATGGTGCTCGACGCGCCCGTCGACACCAACCTGTGGTTCGGCAACTCCCTCCCCTTCCTCCACGACGTCGCCCTGGCAAGCGAACGGACGCTCAACGCCTGGTTCGAGACCTGCCGCACCGAAGGGACCGCGGTGTGCCCGTTCGGAGCGGGAGACCCGCAGTCGGCGTTCGACACACTGATCGACACACTGGAAGAGAAGCCGCTGAAGATCGCACCCGCCAAGGGCGCCACCCCGGGAGGCGAACTCGACGGCGCCATGGCACTCGAGGCCACCCGAGCCCTGGCAGGGGACCAGAACACCTGGCCGCTGCTGACCTCGGCGCTGCTGGCCGCACAAGACGGGAACGGCGCACCCCTGCACACCCTGTGGAGCAGCGTCACGGTCTCCCCCTTCCCTGTCCCTACCGCGATGTTCGAAGGCCACACCGCGGTACGCTGCGCCGATTGGCGGACCCCGGCCGGCATCGCGGTGCACAAGGCCGCAGCCGCCAAGGTCGTTACTGAGGCCAGGCGGATCGGGACCCGGGCCGCTTACTCTGCCCTGAACTGCGCCCGGTGGCCCGCGCCGAACAAGGACCGCGTGACCAAGCCGCTCACAGGCGCTGGTGCGCCGCCGGCACTGGTGGTCGCAAGCCGACTGGACCCCGTCACCCCCCACCACTGGGCCGAGAACATGATCCGGACCCTGGACTCCGCGGTCCTGCTCACGCGGGAAGGAATCGGACACGGCTCCTACGGCACCAACCCGTGTATCAATAGCGCGGTTGACGCCGCCCTCATCCACGGCACCCACCCGGCTAACGGCACCAAATGCAAGACAAACACGCCCACCACCCGCCCGCTCGTCACCGCGAGCCATTGA
- a CDS encoding M4 family metallopeptidase, translating to MRHQTAIGAAALAAGLAVAMSVPATGATARTIPAKPDPRTLAAVSADTFVAAKPAEFMKAPKDKIFRTNVTSGLRGLQYVEYQRTYDGLPVLGGDIVVTTNADGGVLSTSANQTSTLDVGTKPTIQAARAAAVSRGKVAKVDTVSTPRLTVLAEGKGRLVYETVVTGHQKKGETKLHVFVDAKTGKVVRTFDDVRDAADDRSFYHGTVDLSTAATSMTDPARPGHQCGGQGGSAYTGSDSAWGNGSGTNLETGCVDVLYAVQKEWDMLKAWLGRNGTNGNGRGFPSRVGLNDVNAYWNGSYTNFGHNQSNTKLATSVDVVGHENGHAIFQTTPGGSSGGSGNEKGGMNESAGDIFGALTEHYMNEPSTLDPPDYLVGEEVDLVGQGPIRNMYNPSALGDPNCYSSSIPSTEVHAAAGPQNHWFYLLAEGSNPSNGNPTSPTCNNSRVTGIGIQKAGQIFMGGLNRKVTSWSHARARVATLQAAKQLFPSSATECNAVKAAWSAINVPAQSGEPTC from the coding sequence GTGAGACACCAGACCGCGATCGGGGCGGCCGCGCTGGCGGCCGGCCTCGCCGTGGCGATGTCCGTCCCCGCCACAGGAGCGACCGCCCGCACGATCCCGGCCAAGCCGGACCCCCGCACGCTCGCGGCGGTCTCAGCCGACACCTTCGTGGCCGCCAAGCCGGCGGAGTTCATGAAGGCCCCGAAAGACAAGATCTTCCGTACGAACGTCACCTCGGGCCTGCGCGGCCTGCAGTACGTGGAGTACCAGCGCACCTACGACGGCCTGCCGGTCCTGGGCGGCGACATCGTCGTCACCACGAACGCCGACGGCGGTGTGCTGAGCACCTCGGCCAACCAGACCTCGACGCTCGACGTCGGCACCAAGCCAACGATCCAGGCGGCGAGGGCCGCCGCGGTGTCGCGTGGCAAGGTCGCGAAGGTCGACACGGTCTCCACCCCCCGCCTCACCGTGTTGGCGGAGGGCAAGGGACGCCTGGTCTACGAAACGGTCGTCACCGGTCACCAGAAGAAGGGCGAGACGAAGCTGCACGTGTTCGTCGACGCCAAGACCGGCAAGGTCGTCCGGACGTTCGACGACGTCCGCGACGCCGCCGATGACCGAAGCTTCTACCACGGCACGGTGGACCTGAGCACCGCGGCGACGTCGATGACCGACCCCGCGCGTCCCGGCCACCAGTGCGGCGGCCAGGGCGGCTCGGCCTACACGGGCAGCGACAGCGCCTGGGGCAACGGCAGCGGGACGAACCTGGAGACCGGCTGCGTGGACGTGCTGTACGCGGTCCAGAAGGAATGGGACATGCTCAAGGCATGGCTCGGCCGCAACGGGACGAACGGCAACGGCCGGGGCTTCCCCTCGCGCGTGGGGCTGAACGACGTCAACGCCTACTGGAACGGCAGCTACACCAACTTCGGCCACAACCAGTCGAACACCAAGCTGGCCACGTCCGTCGACGTCGTCGGCCACGAGAACGGCCACGCGATCTTCCAGACCACGCCCGGCGGCTCCAGCGGCGGCAGCGGCAACGAGAAGGGCGGGATGAACGAGTCGGCCGGCGACATCTTCGGCGCGCTGACCGAGCACTACATGAACGAGCCCTCCACCCTCGACCCGCCGGACTACCTGGTCGGCGAGGAGGTCGACCTGGTCGGCCAGGGCCCGATCCGCAACATGTACAACCCGTCGGCGCTGGGCGACCCGAACTGCTACTCGTCCTCGATCCCGAGCACCGAGGTGCACGCGGCGGCCGGCCCGCAGAACCACTGGTTCTACCTGCTCGCGGAGGGCTCGAACCCGTCCAACGGCAACCCGACCAGCCCGACCTGCAACAACTCCAGGGTCACGGGCATCGGCATCCAGAAGGCCGGCCAGATCTTCATGGGCGGCCTGAACCGCAAGGTGACGAGCTGGAGCCACGCCCGCGCACGCGTCGCGACCCTCCAGGCGGCCAAGCAGCTGTTCCCCAGCTCGGCCACCGAATGCAACGCGGTGAAGGCCGCGTGGAGCGCGATCAACGTCCCCGCGCAGAGCGGCGAGCCGACCTGCTGA
- a CDS encoding SDR family NAD(P)-dependent oxidoreductase → MNKVWFVTGSSRGLGRNFVEAALSRGDGVAATARNTESLDELVAAYGEAVLPVALDVTDRAAVFAGVKRAVEHFGRLDVIVNNAGYAQVGAVEELTEQDLRDQMETNLFGAVWVVQAALPYLREQGSGHIIQLSSAAGLIAMPLGGAYHASKWAVEGLNEALAGEVAGFGIKVTVIEPGGFATRSGKNPDPLANGHMAEPDPAYDGLRRHLAQVAGKQPAGDPAAAARTLLKIVDSDAPPQRVLFGQGFYPMIQQAYADRLKTWADGLDLSAEAHGNLDQPTH, encoded by the coding sequence ATGAACAAGGTCTGGTTCGTCACCGGTTCGTCCCGTGGTCTGGGCCGTAACTTCGTCGAGGCCGCACTGTCCCGCGGTGACGGGGTCGCTGCGACCGCCCGGAACACCGAAAGCCTTGATGAACTGGTCGCCGCCTATGGCGAAGCGGTGCTGCCGGTCGCGCTCGACGTGACCGACAGGGCCGCTGTCTTCGCGGGGGTGAAGCGGGCCGTGGAGCACTTCGGCCGTCTCGACGTCATCGTCAACAACGCCGGGTACGCCCAGGTCGGCGCGGTCGAGGAGTTGACCGAGCAGGACCTGCGCGACCAGATGGAGACCAACCTGTTCGGTGCGGTGTGGGTCGTCCAGGCCGCGTTGCCCTACCTGCGCGAACAGGGCTCGGGGCACATCATTCAGTTGTCCTCGGCCGCCGGACTCATCGCGATGCCGCTCGGCGGCGCCTACCACGCCTCGAAGTGGGCGGTGGAGGGCCTGAACGAAGCCCTCGCCGGCGAGGTCGCCGGCTTCGGGATCAAGGTGACCGTGATCGAGCCCGGCGGGTTCGCCACCAGGTCCGGGAAGAACCCCGACCCTCTCGCCAACGGTCACATGGCCGAGCCCGACCCGGCCTACGACGGTCTCCGCCGGCACCTCGCCCAGGTCGCGGGCAAGCAGCCCGCCGGAGACCCGGCCGCCGCGGCCCGGACCCTCCTCAAGATCGTCGACTCCGACGCCCCGCCCCAGCGGGTGCTGTTCGGCCAGGGCTTCTACCCGATGATCCAGCAGGCCTACGCCGACCGGCTCAAGACCTGGGCCGACGGATTGGACCTCTCGGCCGAAGCTCACGGCAACCTCGATCAACCGACCCACTGA
- a CDS encoding bifunctional sugar phosphate isomerase/epimerase/4-hydroxyphenylpyruvate dioxygenase family protein, which yields MRRSIATVSLSGSLADKLTAVGAAGFDGVEIFENDLLGSDMSPEDVRRRAADLGLTIDLYQPFRDFEAVPPDLLAAGLRRAEHKFAVMERLGATRLLVCSNVSAAAIDDDMLAAEQLGLLAERAAEHGIEIAYEALAWGRHVDDYFHAWQIVRTADHPNLGMCLDSFHILARDVDPYAIRTIPGNKIFFLQLADAPALPMDVLYWSRHYRCFPGQGDLDVTGLVDHVLRTGYDGPLSLEVFNDIFRQAAAMRTAQDAMRSLIALEEGVAQRAGGSASASGALPPPVVPTGFAFAELAAPSAGPVGEVLGALGFVRGGRHTGKPVELWEQGAARILVNSGSAEGQDGPALGAIGLETPDPAASVKRAEALLAPVLPRLRGPQDAPLDAVAAPDGTEVFFCRTARPDHSSWTDDFAQDRSPAGAATGEITHIDHVALTQPWHHFDEASLFYRSVLGLRPHDSLELPDPYGLMRSRAVSTEDGGVRVALNVAYVGAHDGRDDLAWQHVALASADIVATARRMRAAGAATLVVPDNYYDDLEARYDLGAERHLLLRELGLLYDRDDRGEFLHFYTATIGRVFFEIVQRTGGYRGYGAANAPVRLAAQHARRTRRAPH from the coding sequence ATGCGCAGGTCGATCGCGACCGTGTCGCTCAGCGGGTCGCTGGCGGACAAGCTGACGGCCGTCGGGGCCGCGGGATTCGACGGGGTCGAGATCTTCGAGAACGATCTTCTCGGCAGCGACATGAGTCCCGAGGACGTGCGCCGCCGGGCGGCGGACCTCGGCCTGACCATCGACCTCTACCAGCCGTTCCGCGACTTCGAGGCGGTGCCGCCGGACCTGCTCGCCGCCGGGTTGCGGCGCGCGGAGCACAAGTTCGCCGTGATGGAGCGGCTCGGTGCCACGCGGCTGCTCGTCTGCTCGAACGTCTCCGCCGCGGCGATCGACGACGACATGCTCGCCGCCGAGCAGCTGGGGCTGCTCGCGGAGCGCGCCGCGGAGCACGGTATCGAGATCGCCTACGAGGCGCTCGCCTGGGGGCGGCACGTCGACGACTACTTCCACGCCTGGCAGATCGTTCGCACCGCCGACCACCCCAACCTGGGGATGTGCCTGGACAGCTTCCACATCCTGGCCCGCGACGTCGACCCGTACGCGATCCGCACGATCCCCGGAAACAAGATCTTCTTCCTCCAGCTCGCGGACGCGCCGGCCTTGCCGATGGACGTCCTCTACTGGAGCAGGCACTACCGCTGCTTCCCCGGACAGGGGGACCTCGACGTGACGGGTCTCGTCGACCACGTCCTGCGGACCGGGTACGACGGCCCGCTGTCCTTGGAGGTCTTCAACGACATCTTCCGGCAGGCCGCGGCGATGCGCACCGCCCAGGACGCCATGCGCTCCCTCATAGCCCTGGAGGAGGGGGTCGCACAGCGGGCGGGTGGCTCCGCGTCCGCCAGCGGGGCGCTTCCCCCTCCGGTCGTCCCGACCGGGTTCGCCTTCGCCGAGCTGGCCGCGCCGTCGGCCGGGCCGGTCGGCGAGGTACTGGGCGCGCTGGGATTCGTCCGCGGCGGACGGCACACCGGCAAGCCGGTGGAGCTGTGGGAGCAGGGGGCGGCGCGCATCCTGGTCAACAGCGGGAGCGCCGAAGGCCAGGACGGGCCGGCGCTCGGCGCCATCGGGCTGGAGACGCCCGACCCGGCCGCGTCGGTCAAGCGCGCCGAGGCGCTCCTGGCGCCCGTCCTGCCCCGGCTGCGCGGTCCTCAGGACGCGCCCCTGGACGCCGTCGCCGCTCCGGACGGGACCGAGGTGTTCTTCTGCCGTACGGCCCGGCCGGACCATTCGAGCTGGACCGACGACTTCGCGCAGGACCGCAGTCCCGCCGGTGCGGCGACGGGCGAGATCACACATATAGACCATGTGGCGCTCACCCAGCCCTGGCACCACTTCGACGAGGCGTCGCTGTTCTACCGGAGCGTGCTCGGGCTCCGGCCGCATGACAGCCTGGAGCTGCCCGACCCCTACGGGCTGATGCGCAGCCGCGCGGTGTCCACCGAGGACGGCGGGGTTCGGGTGGCGCTCAACGTGGCCTATGTCGGGGCGCACGACGGCAGGGACGACCTGGCGTGGCAGCACGTGGCGCTGGCGAGCGCGGACATCGTGGCGACCGCGCGGCGGATGCGTGCGGCAGGGGCCGCGACGCTCGTCGTTCCGGACAACTATTACGACGACCTCGAAGCCCGGTACGACCTGGGCGCGGAGCGGCACCTCCTGCTCCGGGAACTCGGGCTGCTCTACGACCGGGACGACCGCGGGGAGTTCCTGCACTTCTACACCGCGACCATCGGCCGGGTGTTCTTCGAGATCGTCCAGCGGACGGGCGGCTACCGGGGGTACGGCGCGGCCAACGCGCCGGTCCGGCTGGCCGCCCAGCACGCCCGGCGAACCCGCCGCGCCCCACACTAG
- a CDS encoding TetR family transcriptional regulator has product MSTRSVTPASGERQRDADRTRAEILDVAQREFARHGYAGARVDDMAALMRTTKRMIYYYFGGKEKLYLAVLEKAYAEVRKLESAIDVRHLAPVEAIRTLAELTFDHHEAHPDFIKLVSIENIHQAEHLRESRILADLSGPVADLISQILAAGRASGDFVADADAVDVHMMISSFCFFRIANQHTFGVLFGRDMTAPEHRDRHREMIGDMVVAYLTGAGRGGPREGLG; this is encoded by the coding sequence ATGTCGACGCGGTCCGTCACACCCGCCTCGGGAGAGCGTCAGCGCGACGCCGACCGCACCCGGGCGGAGATCCTGGACGTCGCTCAGCGGGAATTCGCGCGGCACGGTTACGCCGGTGCCCGGGTGGACGACATGGCGGCGCTCATGCGCACCACCAAGCGGATGATCTACTACTACTTCGGGGGCAAGGAGAAGCTGTACCTCGCCGTGCTGGAGAAGGCGTACGCCGAGGTCAGGAAGCTGGAGTCCGCCATCGACGTGCGGCATCTGGCACCGGTGGAGGCGATCCGCACGCTGGCCGAACTCACCTTCGACCACCACGAGGCGCATCCCGACTTCATCAAGCTCGTCAGCATCGAGAACATCCACCAGGCCGAGCATCTGCGCGAGTCGCGGATCCTCGCCGATCTCAGCGGCCCGGTCGCCGACCTGATCTCGCAGATCCTCGCCGCCGGCCGCGCGAGCGGCGACTTCGTCGCCGACGCCGACGCCGTCGACGTGCACATGATGATCAGCTCGTTCTGCTTCTTCCGGATCGCCAACCAGCACACGTTCGGGGTGCTGTTCGGCCGCGACATGACGGCGCCGGAGCACCGGGACCGGCACCGCGAGATGATCGGCGACATGGTCGTCGCCTATCTGACCGGCGCCGGACGCGGAGGACCCCGGGAGGGCCTGGGGTAG
- a CDS encoding oxidoreductase encodes MRYPALARPLTLGPVVLRNRVVSAPMERNYCTPDGEMTRAYIDYLAARAEGGAALVFSEASYVRADGRGRARQAGVAEDRHIPGLAAMAAAVHEHGAKAGVELNHGGRTVRSRVSGLPPVAPSAVPCPPAGGDMPAVLGGEEVHDLVECYGKAARRCREAGVDVLSVHAAHGYLVHQFLSPLTNLRTDEFADPMRFLDLVLAAVRNAAPELCVGIRISAFEGVPGGLDAARTLELVRAARLELIDFIDVSAGNYEAAQWMVQPGEWPPGILAEHAEPYRTLGLPVGVAGRISDPQVAEEVVARGRADFVSVARALHADPRWPRRVLAGEPFRPCIACNVCIDSLHGGAPVPCSVNPDVGAPEPRRSGTARPSSRHGPSGGGVVVVGGGPAGLETARLAAGRGLKVRLLEREDSLGGRFRLAAALHCNPGHHRVLDWYAGELDRLGVEVRTGVAADAAVLASLRPDAVVLATGRAPRLPEVEGAGPPHVAEIAEWLREGGEPPEQCTIWGADQAAMAVADHIAVHGGRVQIIAARETLAPEVGPRARMLPVARLAENPAVRILLGRRVVRVGTDHLVVRGPAGREEIAAPGPVLVSQEPAPGPERPRWLPANTGTPFRLVGEAAGVPNSLGAVLRDAVSVAGAFPAEIG; translated from the coding sequence ATGAGATACCCGGCGCTGGCCAGGCCGCTGACGCTCGGTCCGGTCGTCCTGCGCAACCGCGTCGTCAGCGCCCCGATGGAACGCAACTACTGCACTCCCGACGGTGAGATGACGCGCGCCTACATCGACTACCTGGCGGCACGCGCGGAAGGCGGAGCGGCGCTGGTGTTCAGCGAGGCCTCCTACGTCCGCGCCGACGGCAGGGGGCGCGCACGTCAAGCGGGCGTCGCCGAGGACCGCCACATCCCGGGACTCGCCGCCATGGCCGCGGCCGTCCACGAGCACGGCGCGAAAGCGGGCGTGGAACTCAACCACGGCGGTCGCACGGTGCGGAGCCGGGTCAGCGGACTGCCGCCGGTCGCACCGTCCGCGGTGCCCTGCCCGCCCGCCGGCGGGGACATGCCCGCCGTACTCGGCGGAGAGGAGGTCCACGACCTCGTCGAGTGCTACGGAAAGGCCGCGCGACGCTGCCGGGAGGCCGGCGTGGACGTCCTGTCGGTGCACGCCGCCCACGGATACCTGGTGCACCAGTTCCTCTCGCCGCTGACCAACCTCCGGACGGACGAGTTCGCCGACCCCATGCGGTTCCTCGACCTGGTCCTCGCGGCCGTTCGGAACGCCGCGCCGGAGCTGTGCGTCGGCATCCGGATCTCCGCCTTCGAGGGCGTGCCGGGCGGGCTCGACGCCGCCCGGACCCTGGAACTGGTCCGGGCGGCCCGCCTCGAGCTGATCGACTTCATCGACGTGTCCGCCGGCAACTACGAGGCGGCGCAGTGGATGGTGCAGCCGGGGGAGTGGCCCCCCGGGATCCTGGCCGAGCACGCGGAGCCCTATCGGACGCTCGGCCTGCCGGTCGGCGTGGCGGGACGGATCAGCGATCCGCAGGTCGCCGAGGAGGTCGTCGCCCGCGGCCGCGCCGACTTCGTGAGCGTGGCCCGGGCCCTGCACGCCGACCCCCGATGGCCGCGCCGTGTCCTCGCAGGCGAGCCGTTCCGGCCGTGCATCGCCTGCAACGTGTGCATCGACAGCCTGCACGGCGGCGCGCCCGTGCCGTGCTCGGTCAACCCCGACGTCGGCGCGCCGGAGCCGCGGCGGAGCGGGACTGCCCGGCCGTCCTCGCGGCACGGGCCGTCCGGCGGCGGCGTGGTCGTCGTCGGTGGGGGACCGGCGGGCCTGGAGACCGCCCGCCTGGCGGCCGGACGCGGGCTGAAGGTCCGTCTTCTCGAACGGGAGGACAGTCTGGGCGGCAGGTTCCGGTTGGCCGCGGCCCTCCACTGCAATCCCGGCCACCACCGCGTCCTCGACTGGTACGCCGGCGAACTCGACCGGCTGGGCGTGGAGGTCCGCACCGGCGTCGCGGCGGACGCGGCGGTCCTCGCCTCGCTGCGGCCGGACGCGGTCGTCCTCGCCACCGGACGCGCGCCCCGCCTCCCCGAGGTCGAGGGCGCCGGGCCCCCGCACGTCGCCGAGATCGCGGAGTGGCTCAGGGAGGGCGGCGAACCGCCGGAGCAGTGCACGATCTGGGGCGCCGACCAGGCCGCGATGGCCGTCGCCGACCACATCGCCGTCCATGGCGGCCGCGTCCAGATCATCGCCGCGCGGGAGACACTGGCGCCCGAGGTCGGCCCCCGGGCGAGGATGCTGCCCGTCGCCCGCCTGGCGGAGAACCCGGCGGTGCGCATCCTGCTGGGACGCCGCGTCGTGCGCGTCGGAACCGATCACCTGGTCGTGCGAGGCCCTGCCGGCCGGGAGGAGATCGCCGCTCCCGGCCCGGTTCTGGTCTCGCAGGAGCCGGCTCCCGGCCCGGAACGGCCGAGGTGGCTCCCGGCGAACACCGGGACACCCTTCCGCCTGGTCGGTGAGGCGGCAGGCGTGCCGAACTCCCTGGGGGCGGTTCTTCGCGACGCGGTGTCGGTCGCCGGCGCCTTCCCTGCCGAGATCGGCTGA
- the pqqE gene encoding pyrroloquinoline quinone biosynthesis protein PqqE: MTQPAAPWALLAEVTHACPLHCPYCSNPLELVRRSTELAADEWARVFAEAAGLGIVQAHISGGEPLLREDLEEIAAAAGRAGVYTQLVTSGLGLTRERLDALADAGVNSVQLSVQDADPANSDLIAGRASFTAKAHAAELVRASGLPFGLNIVLHRHNLDHLPQILELGARWGADRIELANAQFYGWALRNRTALLPSREQLERAKATVAEHRATGGGPELVWVMPDYHEGVPKPCMGGWGARSITVAPDGTALPCPAAYAMTDLRPPNVRGDSLAWIWTESEAFNAYRGTGWMTGPCGDCPRRETDFGGCRCQAFALTGDAARTDPACFLSPDHHLVREPAMAAAQDTGARPGFVYRRPGAGRRVPAPQEK, encoded by the coding sequence TTGACGCAACCCGCCGCACCCTGGGCACTGCTCGCCGAAGTGACCCACGCGTGCCCGCTGCACTGCCCCTACTGCTCCAACCCCCTGGAGCTGGTCCGGCGCAGCACCGAACTGGCGGCGGACGAGTGGGCGCGCGTCTTCGCCGAGGCCGCCGGACTCGGCATCGTCCAGGCGCACATCTCGGGCGGCGAACCGCTGCTCCGCGAGGACCTGGAGGAGATCGCGGCCGCGGCCGGACGGGCGGGCGTCTACACCCAGCTCGTCACCAGCGGCCTCGGACTGACCCGCGAACGGCTGGACGCCCTTGCCGACGCCGGCGTCAACAGCGTGCAGCTGTCGGTGCAGGACGCCGACCCGGCGAACTCCGACCTCATCGCCGGGCGCGCCTCGTTCACGGCGAAGGCGCATGCCGCCGAGCTGGTCCGCGCGTCCGGACTGCCGTTCGGGCTGAACATCGTCCTCCACCGGCACAACCTCGACCATCTGCCACAGATTCTCGAGCTGGGCGCGCGCTGGGGCGCCGACCGCATCGAGCTGGCCAACGCCCAGTTCTACGGCTGGGCCCTGCGCAACAGAACCGCCCTGCTGCCGTCCCGGGAGCAACTGGAGCGCGCCAAGGCGACGGTCGCCGAACACCGGGCGACCGGAGGCGGGCCCGAGCTCGTGTGGGTGATGCCCGACTACCACGAAGGCGTCCCCAAACCGTGCATGGGTGGATGGGGGGCGCGGTCCATCACGGTCGCGCCAGACGGGACCGCGCTGCCCTGCCCGGCCGCCTACGCGATGACGGACCTGCGCCCACCGAACGTTCGCGGCGACTCACTGGCCTGGATCTGGACCGAGTCGGAAGCGTTCAACGCCTACCGGGGCACCGGCTGGATGACCGGCCCGTGCGGGGACTGCCCGCGCCGCGAGACCGATTTCGGCGGATGCCGCTGCCAGGCCTTCGCGCTCACCGGGGATGCCGCGCGCACCGACCCCGCCTGCTTCCTTTCCCCCGACCACCACCTCGTGCGCGAGCCCGCCATGGCCGCCGCCCAGGACACCGGCGCGCGGCCGGGCTTCGTCTACCGCAGACCCGGAGCCGGCCGGCGCGTCCCGGCACCACAGGAGAAGTGA
- the pqqD gene encoding pyrroloquinoline quinone biosynthesis peptide chaperone PqqD: protein MTADAAPVAPAVAAPAEPWRPALARSVLLRYDRVRDAELLLMPERAVLLSREGGRILRLCDGRRTLTGIIAELARTYPDAPLDKDVPDFLTRIRTEGWLR from the coding sequence ATGACCGCTGACGCCGCCCCGGTGGCCCCGGCCGTCGCCGCACCGGCCGAACCCTGGCGGCCGGCTCTGGCCCGGTCCGTCCTCCTGCGGTACGACCGCGTCCGCGATGCCGAGCTGCTGCTCATGCCCGAACGCGCCGTCCTGCTCAGCCGGGAGGGCGGCCGCATCCTGCGGCTCTGCGACGGGCGGCGCACCCTGACCGGCATCATCGCCGAACTCGCCCGCACCTACCCCGACGCCCCGCTCGACAAGGACGTCCCCGACTTCCTCACGAGAATCCGCACGGAGGGATGGCTGCGTTGA
- the pqqC gene encoding pyrroloquinoline-quinone synthase PqqC: MSTAPSRPAPGGSRTRPWTPDELERRLRETAAERYHHRHPFNLRMHEGLLSRAELRCWILNRFHYQRNIPIKDAIILAKLDGRELRRSWIRRIHDHDGRDGDGGAPGDAGGIERWLRLGEAAGLDRVLLLSGEGVLPAVRFAVDGYLNFCRLGSPLEAVASSLTELFAPDLMVTRIGAWERHYPWIEPEGLRYFQVRVQQGRRDADEALALVHRWTETRADQEKVLAAFALKCDVLWTLLDAVEHASPERTGTADDR; the protein is encoded by the coding sequence GTGAGCACGGCCCCGTCCCGTCCCGCGCCCGGCGGCTCCCGTACCCGCCCCTGGACGCCGGACGAGCTGGAGCGGCGCCTCCGCGAGACCGCCGCCGAGCGCTACCACCACCGGCACCCCTTCAACCTGCGCATGCACGAGGGCCTGCTGTCGCGGGCGGAACTGCGCTGCTGGATCCTCAACCGCTTCCACTACCAGCGCAACATCCCGATCAAGGACGCGATCATCCTGGCCAAGCTGGACGGCCGGGAGCTGCGGCGGAGCTGGATCCGGCGCATCCACGACCACGACGGCCGGGACGGCGACGGAGGAGCTCCGGGCGACGCCGGTGGAATCGAGCGGTGGCTGCGGCTCGGCGAGGCCGCCGGGCTGGACCGCGTCCTGCTGCTGTCGGGCGAGGGCGTCCTTCCGGCCGTGCGGTTCGCCGTGGACGGATACCTCAACTTCTGCCGCCTCGGCTCGCCCCTCGAAGCCGTCGCGTCGTCGCTGACGGAGCTGTTCGCGCCGGACCTCATGGTCACGCGCATCGGGGCCTGGGAGCGCCACTACCCGTGGATCGAGCCCGAAGGGCTGCGCTACTTCCAGGTCCGGGTCCAGCAGGGCCGCCGCGACGCCGACGAGGCGCTTGCCCTCGTGCACCGGTGGACCGAGACCCGCGCCGACCAGGAGAAGGTCTTGGCGGCGTTCGCCCTCAAGTGCGACGTCCTCTGGACGCTGCTGGACGCGGTCGAGCACGCGTCCCCCGAACGCACCGGGACGGCTGATGACCGCTGA